One window of the Devosia sp. 2618 genome contains the following:
- a CDS encoding ABC transporter substrate-binding protein, with protein sequence MKFNKLLIGLMTSVTLVAGAAQAADLAIVSGDTGTGLAFLRTQLDIFEKDTGNKVTVVPMPSSTSDQFGQYRLWLAAGNTDIDVYQTDVIWAPQLADQFLDLTEAAKDAVGEHFPSIIESQTVNGKLVAIPGFTDAPALFYRKDLLEKYNKEVPKTWAELKATAQEIQDGERTGGNADMYGFVFQGNAYEGLTCNALEWVKSYGGGQIVEADGTISINNPQAVAAIEEAASWIGTISPEGNLAYQEEESRGVWQLGNSVFMRNWPYAYALGNGADSPIAGKFDVAPLPAGEGADARSAATLGGWNFAVSKYSPDADEAIKLALFLGSSQVQKNRAINQTNLPTIAALYEDADVLKAAPFMANWKEIFENAVPRPSAPTQAKYNQVSSLFWSAVHDTLSGNGTAAENLEGLEADLTDLKGNAW encoded by the coding sequence ATGAAGTTCAACAAGCTACTCATCGGTCTGATGACCAGCGTGACGCTGGTTGCCGGTGCCGCGCAGGCAGCAGACCTTGCCATCGTGTCGGGGGACACGGGCACGGGCTTGGCATTCCTGCGCACCCAGCTCGACATTTTTGAAAAAGACACCGGCAATAAGGTCACCGTGGTGCCAATGCCATCGTCCACCAGCGACCAGTTCGGCCAGTATCGGCTGTGGCTGGCTGCGGGCAATACCGATATCGACGTGTACCAGACCGACGTGATCTGGGCACCGCAGCTTGCTGACCAGTTCCTCGACCTGACCGAAGCGGCCAAGGATGCCGTGGGCGAGCACTTCCCCTCGATCATCGAGTCGCAGACTGTGAACGGCAAGCTCGTTGCCATCCCCGGCTTCACCGATGCGCCAGCGCTGTTCTACCGCAAGGACCTGCTGGAGAAGTACAACAAGGAAGTGCCAAAGACCTGGGCTGAGCTCAAGGCGACCGCACAGGAAATCCAGGACGGCGAACGCACCGGCGGCAATGCCGACATGTATGGCTTCGTGTTCCAGGGCAATGCCTATGAAGGCCTGACCTGCAACGCCCTTGAATGGGTGAAGTCCTATGGCGGTGGCCAGATCGTTGAGGCCGATGGCACCATTTCGATCAACAACCCGCAGGCCGTGGCTGCAATCGAAGAAGCCGCCAGCTGGATCGGCACCATCTCGCCTGAAGGCAATCTGGCATATCAGGAAGAAGAAAGCCGCGGCGTCTGGCAGCTGGGCAATTCGGTGTTCATGCGCAACTGGCCTTATGCCTACGCACTGGGCAATGGCGCGGACTCGCCGATCGCCGGCAAGTTCGACGTTGCGCCGCTGCCAGCCGGTGAGGGCGCTGATGCCCGCTCGGCGGCAACGCTTGGTGGCTGGAACTTTGCTGTGTCCAAGTACTCGCCAGATGCGGACGAGGCCATCAAGCTAGCGCTGTTCCTTGGCTCGTCGCAGGTGCAGAAGAACCGCGCCATCAACCAGACCAACCTGCCGACAATCGCAGCGCTTTATGAGGACGCTGACGTGCTCAAGGCTGCGCCATTCATGGCCAACTGGAAGGAAATCTTCGAGAACGCCGTGCCACGTCCTTCGGCGCCAACGCAGGCCAAGTACAATCAGGTCTCGTCGCTGTTCTGGAGCGCCGTGCATGACACCCTTTCGGGCAACGGCACTGCTGCCGAAAATCTCGAAGGGCTCGAAGCCGACCTGACCGATCTCAAGGGTAATGCCTGGTAA
- a CDS encoding sugar ABC transporter permease: MTMATDAIGSVAAAARPRQKSELMLQRARAARWFLLPMLIVLAIVAGWPLLRSIYFSFTDASLNNLAGAEWIGVGNYLRWQVLESGTVRYRGLLVDPAWWNAVWNTVRFAFWSVLWETVLGMIVALVLNAEFRGRGLVRAAILIPWAIPTIVSARMWSWMLNDQFGILNDLGMKLGLLSQKVAWTASADTAMTAVLVVDIWKTTPFMALLILAGLQMIPKDIYEAAEIDGVHPVKQFFKITLPLVRPALMVAIIFRVLDALRIFDLIYVLTPNSSATKTMSVLARENLFDFDNFAYGSAQATLLFLIIAVFTILYIWLGKVNFDGGDR; the protein is encoded by the coding sequence ATGACAATGGCGACGGATGCTATTGGGTCTGTGGCTGCGGCGGCCAGACCAAGACAAAAATCGGAGCTCATGCTGCAGCGCGCGCGTGCTGCGCGGTGGTTCCTGCTCCCCATGCTGATCGTACTGGCGATCGTGGCCGGATGGCCCTTGCTGCGCTCGATCTATTTCTCTTTCACCGACGCATCGCTCAACAACCTCGCTGGGGCTGAGTGGATTGGCGTCGGCAATTATCTGCGCTGGCAGGTGCTGGAAAGCGGCACCGTGCGCTATCGCGGCCTGCTGGTGGACCCCGCCTGGTGGAATGCCGTGTGGAACACCGTGCGCTTCGCCTTCTGGTCGGTGCTGTGGGAAACCGTGCTCGGCATGATCGTCGCACTGGTGCTCAATGCCGAGTTCCGCGGACGTGGCCTTGTTCGTGCCGCCATCCTCATCCCATGGGCGATCCCGACCATTGTGTCGGCCCGTATGTGGAGCTGGATGCTCAATGACCAGTTCGGCATTCTCAACGATCTGGGCATGAAGCTGGGCCTGCTGAGCCAGAAGGTGGCCTGGACCGCCTCGGCCGATACGGCCATGACCGCCGTGCTGGTCGTTGATATCTGGAAGACGACGCCCTTCATGGCGCTACTGATCCTGGCGGGCCTGCAGATGATCCCCAAGGACATCTATGAAGCTGCCGAAATCGACGGTGTGCATCCGGTCAAGCAGTTCTTCAAGATTACGCTGCCGCTGGTGCGTCCGGCGCTGATGGTTGCGATCATTTTCCGCGTGCTCGATGCCCTGCGTATTTTCGACCTGATCTACGTGCTGACGCCCAACAGCTCGGCGACGAAAACCATGTCGGTGCTGGCGCGCGAGAACTTGTTCGACTTCGACAATTTTGCCTACGGCTCGGCGCAAGCCACGCTGCTGTTCCTGATCATCGCCGTGTTCACCATCCTCTATATCTGGCTGGGCAAGGTCAATTTTGACGGGGGAGACCGCTAA
- a CDS encoding carbohydrate ABC transporter permease → MTGTFDLWKLTKQTLFYLLVVVIVVISVFPFYYAILTSLKTGTDLFRVNYWPTSFSFANYQAVFAVGTFPQNLLNSIFIASVTVLLALFMAVTAAFALSRVRFRGRSLLLMTILAVSMFPQIAVLAGLFEVIRALGIYNTPWALIFSYTIFTLPFTVWVLTTFMRDLPVEIEEAAIVDGASPWVIITRVFLPLMWPALVTTGLLAFIAAWNEFLFALTFTSSNATRTVPVAIALLSGGSQFETPWGLIMAASVIVTVPLVVLVLIFQRKIVSGLTAGGVKG, encoded by the coding sequence ATGACCGGCACATTCGATCTCTGGAAACTCACCAAGCAGACGCTGTTCTATCTGCTGGTCGTGGTCATCGTGGTGATTTCGGTTTTCCCGTTTTACTACGCCATCCTGACCAGCCTCAAAACCGGCACGGACCTGTTCCGCGTCAACTATTGGCCGACCTCGTTTAGCTTCGCCAACTATCAGGCTGTGTTTGCGGTCGGTACGTTCCCGCAGAACCTGCTGAACTCGATCTTTATCGCCTCGGTCACGGTGCTCCTCGCTCTGTTCATGGCGGTGACGGCGGCCTTTGCGCTGAGCCGTGTGCGTTTCCGTGGGCGCAGCCTGTTGCTGATGACCATTCTGGCCGTCTCCATGTTCCCGCAAATCGCGGTGCTGGCGGGCCTGTTTGAAGTCATCCGGGCCCTTGGCATCTACAACACGCCCTGGGCGCTGATCTTCTCGTACACGATCTTTACTTTGCCCTTCACCGTGTGGGTGCTGACCACCTTCATGCGTGACCTGCCGGTCGAGATCGAAGAAGCGGCGATTGTCGACGGCGCGAGCCCCTGGGTGATCATCACCCGTGTGTTCCTGCCGCTGATGTGGCCGGCGCTGGTGACGACGGGCCTTCTGGCCTTCATCGCCGCCTGGAACGAGTTCCTGTTCGCGCTGACATTCACCTCGTCCAATGCGACCCGCACCGTGCCCGTGGCCATCGCGCTACTTTCGGGTGGATCGCAGTTTGAAACCCCGTGGGGCCTGATCATGGCTGCCTCGGTCATTGTTACCGTGCCGCTGGTAGTCCTCGTCCTGATCTTCCAGCGTAAGATTGTCTCTGGCCTCACCGCCGGCGGTGTGAAGGGTTAA
- a CDS encoding ABC transporter ATP-binding protein, translating to MATIELRNIRKAFGIVEVIKGVDLNIRKGEFMVFVGPSGCGKSTLLRLISGLEDITSGEMLFDGKVVNSLAPSKRGIAMVFQSYALYPHMTVYDNMAFGLTLEKGQSKEEIRRRVEKAADMLQIRQYLDRLPKQLSGGQRQRVAIGRAITRDPKVFLFDEPLSNLDAALRVATRIEIAKLHEEMHEVTMIYVTHDQVEAMTLADRICVLRDGLVEQVGTPMELYETPNSVFVAGFIGSPKMNFISGDKAKPFGAHTVGIRGEHLMITPDAGAWSGTVIHTENLGADSYVYLEMGTEEPVVVRLDESSTYKTGDVVHLSPMQDKIHLFNEAGKPVQ from the coding sequence ATGGCAACTATCGAGCTTCGCAATATCCGCAAGGCCTTCGGCATCGTCGAGGTGATCAAGGGTGTCGACCTCAACATCCGCAAGGGCGAGTTCATGGTGTTTGTCGGCCCATCGGGGTGCGGCAAGTCCACGCTGCTGCGCCTGATTTCGGGACTGGAAGACATCACCTCGGGCGAAATGCTGTTTGACGGCAAGGTGGTCAACTCACTGGCCCCTTCCAAGCGCGGCATCGCCATGGTGTTCCAGTCCTATGCGCTTTATCCGCATATGACGGTTTACGACAACATGGCCTTCGGGCTGACCCTTGAAAAAGGGCAGAGCAAGGAAGAAATCCGCCGTCGCGTGGAAAAGGCCGCCGACATGCTGCAGATCCGGCAGTATCTCGATCGCCTGCCCAAGCAGTTGTCGGGCGGCCAGCGCCAGCGCGTGGCCATCGGCCGGGCGATTACCCGCGATCCGAAGGTGTTCCTGTTTGACGAGCCGTTGTCGAACCTTGATGCGGCTTTGCGCGTGGCGACCCGCATTGAAATCGCCAAGCTGCATGAGGAAATGCACGAGGTCACGATGATCTACGTGACGCACGATCAGGTGGAGGCCATGACGCTGGCTGACCGCATCTGCGTGCTGCGCGATGGGTTGGTGGAGCAGGTGGGCACACCCATGGAGCTCTACGAGACGCCCAATTCCGTGTTCGTGGCCGGGTTTATCGGGTCGCCGAAAATGAACTTCATTTCCGGCGACAAGGCCAAGCCATTTGGTGCCCATACCGTGGGTATTCGCGGCGAGCACCTGATGATCACGCCTGACGCTGGCGCGTGGAGCGGCACGGTGATCCATACCGAAAATCTGGGTGCGGATTCCTACGTTTATCTTGAGATGGGCACCGAGGAACCGGTCGTGGTGCGACTGGATGAATCGAGCACCTACAAGACCGGTGACGTGGTGCATCTGTCGCCGATGCAAGACAAGATCCATCTCTTCAACGAGGCCGGAAAGCCGGTCCAGTAA
- a CDS encoding ThuA domain-containing protein: protein MPIRTLIWGENVHEQKNKIVADNYPTGMHNQIAKLLSSDSNIVTKTTTLQEPEHGCTVEALAETDVLIWWGHAAHGDVQDEIVERIAKRVWEGMGLIVLHSGHFSKIFKRLMGSPCALHWREAGERERLWVTNPGHPIAKGLPAYFELEMEEMYGEPFSVPEPLETVFVSWFQGGEVFRSGLTYRRGAGNIFYFRPGHETYPTYHDDTVGLVLRNAVNWAYNENQFPQLLLAPNTPVDEAIEKIEERGPKLHHGREEGFK, encoded by the coding sequence ATGCCGATCCGGACCCTGATCTGGGGCGAAAACGTCCACGAGCAGAAGAACAAGATCGTTGCCGATAATTACCCAACCGGCATGCATAACCAGATTGCAAAGCTGCTTTCGAGCGACAGTAATATCGTCACCAAGACCACGACGCTGCAGGAGCCCGAACATGGCTGCACCGTCGAGGCGCTGGCTGAAACCGATGTGCTGATCTGGTGGGGCCATGCGGCCCATGGCGACGTGCAGGACGAAATCGTCGAGCGGATCGCCAAGCGCGTCTGGGAAGGCATGGGCCTGATCGTGCTGCATTCGGGGCACTTTTCCAAGATTTTCAAGCGCCTGATGGGCTCGCCCTGTGCGCTGCATTGGCGCGAAGCGGGCGAGCGCGAGCGCCTTTGGGTGACCAATCCTGGCCATCCGATTGCCAAGGGGCTGCCGGCCTATTTCGAGCTTGAAATGGAAGAAATGTATGGCGAGCCCTTCAGCGTGCCGGAGCCACTGGAAACGGTGTTTGTCAGCTGGTTCCAGGGCGGCGAAGTGTTCCGTTCGGGCCTTACCTATCGGCGCGGCGCGGGCAACATTTTCTACTTCCGCCCGGGCCACGAAACCTATCCGACCTATCACGACGATACCGTCGGGCTGGTGCTGCGCAATGCGGTCAACTGGGCGTACAACGAGAACCAGTTCCCACAGCTGTTGCTGGCGCCAAACACGCCGGTGGATGAGGCGATCGAAAAGATCGAAGAGCGCGGCCCCAAGCTGCATCACGGTCGCGAAGAGGGCTTCAAATAG
- a CDS encoding Gfo/Idh/MocA family oxidoreductase yields the protein MRILILGTGGMANQHAKHFAAIEGVTLAGGVDVDPARVEAFCKAHDIERGFGSLDAALAWGEFDAIANVTPDSVHHPTTMAALKAGKHVFCEKPLATDHAKAMEMTEEAERRGLVNMVNLTYRNVSQLQKAREIVQSGAVGTVKHFEASYLQSWLVSKAWGDWRTESQWLWRLSKKHGSNGVLGDIGVHILDFATYGAGSDFSRIFCRLETFAKAENNRIGEYDLDANDSFAMTAQLENGALGVIHATRWATGHFNELRLRVYGELGAVEIQHRHDWSKLFTCLGDDAETGTWTEVEVDPVPTNYMRFAEAVKAGKNEEPSFRHATNIQKVLDLATATDRDRTEHSV from the coding sequence ATGCGGATCCTCATTTTGGGAACCGGCGGCATGGCCAATCAGCATGCCAAGCATTTTGCGGCGATTGAGGGGGTGACCCTGGCCGGTGGCGTGGACGTCGACCCGGCTCGCGTCGAGGCGTTCTGCAAGGCGCATGATATCGAGCGCGGTTTTGGCTCGCTGGATGCGGCGCTGGCCTGGGGCGAGTTCGATGCTATCGCAAACGTGACGCCAGACAGCGTGCACCATCCGACCACGATGGCGGCGCTCAAGGCCGGCAAGCATGTGTTCTGCGAAAAGCCACTGGCGACCGACCACGCCAAGGCCATGGAAATGACCGAGGAAGCCGAGCGACGCGGCCTCGTCAATATGGTGAACCTCACCTATCGCAATGTCAGCCAGTTGCAAAAGGCGCGCGAAATCGTGCAGTCGGGCGCTGTCGGCACGGTCAAGCATTTCGAGGCGAGCTATCTGCAAAGCTGGCTGGTCAGCAAGGCCTGGGGCGACTGGCGCACCGAAAGCCAGTGGCTGTGGCGTCTATCAAAAAAGCACGGCTCCAACGGTGTGCTGGGCGATATCGGCGTGCATATTCTCGACTTCGCGACCTATGGCGCGGGCAGTGATTTCTCGCGGATTTTCTGCCGGCTGGAGACGTTCGCAAAGGCCGAGAACAACCGGATCGGCGAGTATGACCTCGACGCCAATGATAGCTTTGCCATGACAGCACAGCTCGAAAATGGAGCGTTGGGCGTGATCCACGCGACGCGCTGGGCGACCGGGCATTTCAATGAGTTGCGGCTGCGGGTTTATGGCGAGCTGGGCGCGGTGGAAATCCAGCATCGGCACGATTGGTCAAAGCTCTTCACCTGCCTTGGTGACGATGCCGAGACGGGGACCTGGACGGAAGTTGAGGTCGACCCGGTGCCGACCAATTACATGCGGTTTGCCGAGGCGGTTAAAGCGGGCAAGAACGAAGAGCCGAGCTTCCGGCATGCGACCAACATCCAGAAGGTGCTGGATCTCGCGACGGCTACGGATCGGGATCGGACGGAGCACTCGGTTTGA
- a CDS encoding GlsB/YeaQ/YmgE family stress response membrane protein, with translation MGIIGAIIIGFFAGLIAKFITPGDKKPTGFILTTVLGMVGAVLATWLGQQIGWYQSGDGAGFIASVVGAVILLLIWGQIVRQRA, from the coding sequence ATGGGTATCATCGGAGCCATCATCATCGGCTTTTTTGCCGGCCTCATAGCCAAGTTCATCACGCCCGGCGACAAGAAGCCGACCGGTTTCATTCTCACGACGGTTTTGGGCATGGTTGGCGCGGTGCTGGCCACCTGGCTCGGCCAGCAGATCGGCTGGTATCAGTCCGGTGACGGCGCCGGGTTTATCGCGTCGGTCGTTGGCGCTGTAATCCTGTTGCTGATCTGGGGGCAGATTGTGCGGCAGCGGGCTTAG
- a CDS encoding bifunctional metallophosphatase/5'-nucleotidase, producing the protein MKKLLLGASALTLCAGFSGAAYADFTLNILHINDFHSRFDPITSSASNCDATTDAAGECFGGIARLKTIIDETRAKYDGGNSLLLSAGDNFQGSLYYTTYKSKVVSDFFNQMGFDVVATGNHEFDDGPEEFRKFIDAAEFPIIGGNFDVTRDPSLAGKIKGSIVIEIGGEKIGIIGATAEDTPEIASTDDIEFYDVIQYVRGASEALDAAGINKIILLSHIGYTVDLEVAAALPLVDVIVGGHSHTLLSNTAEGAAGPYPTMVKNPDGVEVPVVQANQYGKYLGDIAITWDDKGVVTKAVGEPYLIDASVKGDEAFATQLAELAGPISELTGKVIGTTTGALEGSREVCRAQECSMGNLLADAILDRAADQGATIAFQNGGGIRSSIDAGQITVGDVLTVLPFSNTLATVQISGADVIEALENGVSDVENGAGRFAQVAGLKYSFDLKKPAGSRVSDVQVLIGGDAWGPIDEDATYTIVTNDYVRGGGDGYGTFAEGDNPYDFGPPLEQVVADYIAKLGGEYTPYTDGRITEIK; encoded by the coding sequence ATGAAGAAACTACTCCTCGGCGCTAGCGCGCTCACCCTCTGCGCCGGATTTTCCGGTGCGGCTTACGCAGATTTCACGCTCAATATCCTGCACATCAACGATTTCCACTCGCGCTTCGACCCCATCACCAGCTCCGCGTCCAACTGCGATGCGACCACCGATGCGGCCGGCGAGTGCTTTGGCGGCATTGCCCGCCTCAAGACCATAATCGACGAAACCCGCGCCAAATATGATGGCGGCAACTCGCTGCTTCTGTCCGCCGGCGACAATTTCCAGGGCTCGCTCTACTACACCACCTACAAGTCAAAGGTCGTGTCCGACTTCTTCAATCAGATGGGCTTTGACGTCGTCGCCACCGGCAACCACGAATTCGACGATGGCCCGGAAGAGTTCCGCAAGTTCATCGACGCTGCTGAATTCCCCATCATCGGCGGCAATTTCGACGTCACCCGCGATCCAAGCCTTGCCGGCAAGATCAAGGGCTCCATCGTCATCGAAATCGGCGGCGAAAAGATCGGCATCATCGGCGCCACCGCCGAGGACACCCCTGAAATCGCCTCGACCGACGACATCGAGTTCTACGATGTCATCCAATATGTGCGCGGCGCTTCCGAAGCCCTCGACGCGGCTGGCATCAACAAGATCATCCTGCTCAGCCACATCGGCTACACCGTCGATCTCGAAGTCGCGGCCGCCCTGCCGCTGGTCGACGTCATCGTCGGCGGTCACAGCCACACCCTTCTGAGCAACACCGCCGAAGGCGCTGCCGGCCCCTACCCCACCATGGTCAAAAACCCCGACGGCGTTGAAGTGCCGGTGGTTCAGGCCAACCAATATGGCAAGTATCTCGGCGACATCGCCATCACCTGGGACGACAAGGGCGTCGTCACCAAAGCCGTCGGCGAACCCTATCTCATCGACGCTTCCGTCAAGGGCGATGAGGCCTTTGCCACCCAGCTCGCAGAACTGGCCGGTCCAATTTCCGAGCTGACCGGCAAGGTCATCGGCACCACCACCGGTGCCCTCGAAGGATCGCGCGAAGTCTGCCGCGCACAGGAATGTTCGATGGGCAATCTGCTCGCCGATGCCATCCTTGACCGCGCCGCCGATCAGGGCGCCACCATCGCCTTCCAGAACGGCGGCGGCATCCGTTCGTCCATCGATGCCGGTCAGATCACCGTCGGCGACGTGCTGACCGTCCTGCCCTTCTCCAACACCCTCGCCACCGTCCAGATCAGCGGTGCGGACGTTATCGAAGCCCTCGAAAACGGCGTCAGCGATGTCGAAAACGGCGCGGGTCGCTTCGCTCAGGTCGCAGGCCTCAAGTACAGCTTCGACCTCAAAAAGCCAGCCGGCAGCCGCGTCAGCGACGTTCAGGTCCTGATTGGCGGCGACGCCTGGGGCCCCATCGACGAAGACGCCACCTACACCATCGTCACCAATGACTATGTGCGCGGCGGCGGCGACGGTTACGGCACGTTCGCCGAAGGCGACAACCCCTACGATTTCGGCCCACCGCTGGAACAGGTCGTCGCCGATTACATCGCCAAACTGGGCGGCGAATACACCCCCTACACCGACGGCCGCATCACCGAAATCAAGTAG
- a CDS encoding GtrA family protein — translation MSLPPVASMQEAPTVARRMPDFGGLFAFIGIGGGAAAAFVVLSTVIISLNTGVADWIVNTGCYAAFIIPVYLLHRRLSFRSNAPHMQALPRYLAVQGMALILAAVFSFTLHGVMNIPALFSSMLVIALTSGVNFLVLRSWAFARAHWSEVTSS, via the coding sequence ATGAGCCTTCCCCCCGTGGCCAGCATGCAAGAGGCGCCGACCGTTGCGCGCCGGATGCCCGACTTCGGCGGGCTGTTCGCATTTATCGGCATTGGCGGCGGCGCTGCGGCAGCATTTGTGGTGCTATCGACCGTCATCATCTCGCTCAATACTGGCGTGGCGGACTGGATCGTCAATACGGGCTGCTATGCTGCCTTCATCATCCCAGTCTATCTGCTGCATCGCCGGCTGTCGTTTCGGTCCAATGCGCCGCATATGCAAGCTCTACCGCGCTATCTGGCAGTTCAGGGCATGGCGCTGATCTTGGCTGCTGTGTTTTCGTTTACCCTCCATGGTGTAATGAACATACCAGCATTGTTTTCATCCATGCTGGTCATTGCCCTGACTTCGGGCGTCAACTTTCTTGTTTTGCGCAGCTGGGCGTTTGCGCGGGCGCATTGGTCTGAGGTGACATCGTCATGA
- a CDS encoding methyltransferase domain-containing protein, whose amino-acid sequence MIASSAKNLLNNVHASVVFGRRVKVLSSSLAAAIPTGGTVLDLGCGDGQVAVGLMAQRPDLKVEGVDVMERLVTHIPVTVYDGKTLPFADDSFDYVTIVDVLHHCDDPAAVLTEAARVARLGVVIKDHLREGFLAGPTLRLMDWVGNRGHDVRLPYNYLNNAQWTAAFKQAGLKKTSWRDALGLYSTPLNWFFERKLHFVTLLQNAN is encoded by the coding sequence ATGATTGCAAGTTCGGCAAAAAACCTGCTCAACAATGTTCATGCCTCTGTCGTTTTTGGCCGCCGCGTGAAAGTGCTGTCGAGCTCGCTGGCAGCGGCTATCCCGACCGGCGGCACGGTGCTCGATCTGGGCTGTGGCGATGGCCAGGTGGCGGTTGGGCTGATGGCTCAGCGGCCAGACCTCAAGGTCGAGGGTGTCGACGTCATGGAGCGTCTGGTCACCCATATTCCGGTGACCGTCTATGATGGCAAGACGCTGCCTTTTGCCGATGACAGCTTCGATTATGTGACCATTGTCGACGTGCTGCACCACTGCGATGACCCAGCGGCTGTGCTGACCGAAGCGGCGCGTGTGGCGCGTCTGGGCGTGGTGATCAAGGATCATTTGCGCGAGGGTTTTCTCGCCGGTCCGACGCTGCGGCTGATGGACTGGGTGGGCAATCGCGGCCACGATGTGCGCCTGCCTTACAACTATCTCAACAATGCCCAGTGGACTGCCGCGTTCAAGCAGGCGGGCCTCAAAAAGACTAGCTGGCGCGATGCGCTGGGGCTCTACTCGACGCCGCTCAACTGGTTCTTCGAGCGCAAGCTGCATTTCGTCACTTTGCTGCAGAATGCCAACTAG
- a CDS encoding ThuA domain-containing protein — protein sequence MKSALIVYGGWAGHDPEECAAIYRRWLHEDGYSVRMATETTAFADPSIHDLSLIIPIFTMSKIAKEEAENLSKAVEGGVGLAGHHGGMSDAFRDSVEYQFMVGGQWVAHPGNIVDYTVDIADPLDPIMAGIKAFPYASEQYYMHVDPSNQVLATTTFTGEHLPWIDGVKMPVVWKRKHGKGRVFHSTLGHEAKEFEHREMATIMRRGMNWAAREE from the coding sequence ATGAAAAGCGCTTTGATTGTTTATGGCGGCTGGGCCGGCCATGACCCGGAAGAGTGCGCCGCGATTTATCGCCGGTGGCTGCACGAGGACGGCTATTCGGTGCGCATGGCCACCGAAACCACGGCATTTGCCGATCCGTCGATCCATGATCTGTCGCTGATCATCCCGATTTTCACGATGAGCAAGATTGCCAAGGAAGAGGCAGAAAACCTCTCCAAGGCCGTCGAGGGCGGCGTTGGGCTGGCCGGGCATCATGGCGGCATGAGCGACGCGTTCCGCGACTCCGTCGAATATCAGTTCATGGTGGGCGGGCAGTGGGTGGCCCATCCGGGCAATATCGTCGACTATACGGTCGACATTGCCGATCCGCTCGATCCGATCATGGCGGGGATCAAGGCGTTTCCCTATGCGTCCGAGCAATATTACATGCATGTCGACCCATCCAACCAAGTGCTGGCGACGACGACTTTCACCGGCGAGCATTTGCCGTGGATCGATGGCGTCAAAATGCCCGTGGTGTGGAAGCGCAAGCATGGCAAGGGGCGGGTTTTTCACTCAACGCTTGGCCATGAGGCCAAGGAATTCGAGCATCGCGAAATGGCGACCATCATGCGCCGCGGCATGAACTGGGCGGCGCGGGAGGAGTAG
- a CDS encoding cytochrome b/b6 domain-containing protein, giving the protein MTAISEGNVTASGQTASKGPLIYRQSIWTRVTHWIWAICLFFLLLTGLQIFNAHPALYIGQQSGFEFKNSILEIGAFNSDIGPRGRTTIFGQSFDTTGVLGVSGTADRPSFTAFPGAVTIPSYRDLGTGRVVHFFFGWIFVATLFIWFLASFINGHIRRDILPGPKDIKGVPRDVVDHATLRFKHSRTYGPLQKLAYFAVFFVLFPLIIATGLTMSPGMNAAAPWMLDLFGGRQTARTIHFITMLLLVTFFIVHIIMVVAAGPFNELRSMITGWYRASPGTPRVKGDKP; this is encoded by the coding sequence ATGACCGCGATATCTGAGGGCAACGTAACGGCATCCGGCCAAACCGCCAGCAAGGGCCCGCTGATCTATCGGCAATCGATCTGGACGCGGGTGACGCACTGGATCTGGGCGATCTGCCTGTTTTTCCTGCTGTTGACGGGGCTGCAGATTTTTAACGCGCATCCGGCGCTTTATATCGGGCAGCAGTCGGGATTTGAGTTCAAGAACTCGATCCTTGAGATTGGCGCGTTCAACAGCGATATCGGCCCGCGTGGGCGCACGACGATTTTCGGACAGAGCTTTGATACGACGGGCGTGCTGGGCGTGAGCGGCACTGCGGATCGGCCGAGCTTTACGGCGTTTCCAGGCGCTGTGACCATTCCGTCCTATCGTGATCTGGGCACCGGGCGCGTGGTGCATTTCTTCTTTGGCTGGATATTTGTCGCGACGCTGTTCATCTGGTTTCTGGCCAGTTTCATCAACGGGCATATCCGGCGCGATATCCTGCCAGGACCCAAGGACATCAAGGGCGTGCCGCGCGATGTGGTGGACCACGCGACGCTGCGCTTCAAGCATAGCCGCACCTATGGACCGCTGCAGAAGCTGGCCTATTTTGCGGTGTTCTTCGTGCTGTTTCCACTGATCATCGCCACCGGGCTGACGATGAGCCCCGGCATGAACGCGGCAGCGCCGTGGATGCTCGATCTGTTTGGTGGGCGGCAGACGGCGCGGACCATCCACTTCATCACCATGCTGCTGCTGGTGACGTTTTTCATCGTTCACATCATCATGGTGGTGGCGGCGGGGCCGTTCAACGAGCTGCGCTCGATGATCACCGGTTGGTATCGGGCGAGCCCCGGCACGCCGCGTGTCAAAGGAGACAAGCCATGA